From one Limnothrix sp. FACHB-406 genomic stretch:
- the psb29 gene encoding photosystem II biogenesis protein Psp29, with the protein MNEIRTVSETKRTFYSLHQRPINAIYRRVVEELMVEMHLLSVSVDFRFESIYALGVVTAFDRFMAGYQPDRDLGSIFNALCQSVSGNVDDYRHRADRLLEAAKVASADDLAAALNRAEGSGGALREAADVLANGQPFKYSRLFGIGLYTLLESTTSDLAGNAEQIKAWIDRLGTTLNLPIEKLQKDLELYRGNLEKIAQARITYEDMLEAERRKREQRALEKAAAAEAKAASEAASESNAAPSPADPS; encoded by the coding sequence GTGAACGAAATCCGCACCGTTTCAGAAACCAAACGCACCTTCTATTCGCTCCACCAACGGCCGATCAACGCGATCTACCGACGAGTGGTTGAGGAATTGATGGTGGAAATGCACCTGCTCTCCGTCAGCGTCGATTTCCGCTTCGAGTCCATCTATGCCCTCGGGGTGGTGACGGCGTTCGATCGCTTCATGGCAGGCTACCAGCCCGATCGGGACTTGGGTTCCATCTTCAACGCGCTCTGTCAGTCCGTGAGCGGCAACGTGGACGACTATCGCCACCGGGCCGATCGCCTGTTGGAAGCGGCAAAAGTTGCCAGTGCCGACGACCTGGCCGCCGCGCTCAACCGGGCCGAGGGCAGTGGCGGGGCCTTGCGCGAAGCCGCCGACGTGCTCGCCAATGGTCAACCCTTCAAATACAGCCGCCTGTTTGGGATTGGGCTATATACCCTGCTGGAGTCCACCACCTCTGACCTGGCTGGCAATGCCGAGCAGATCAAAGCGTGGATCGATCGCCTAGGGACAACCCTCAACCTCCCGATCGAGAAGCTGCAAAAGGATCTGGAACTCTATCGCGGCAACCTGGAGAAAATCGCCCAGGCTCGGATCACCTACGAAGACATGCTGGAGGCCGAACGCCGCAAGCGCGAACAACGGGCCCTGGAAAAAGCCGCCGCCGCCGAAGCCAAAGCGGCCAGCGAAGCCGCCAGTGAGTCGAATGCTGCCCCTTCGCCTGCCGACCCCAGCTAA